In Antechinus flavipes isolate AdamAnt ecotype Samford, QLD, Australia chromosome 3, AdamAnt_v2, whole genome shotgun sequence, a genomic segment contains:
- the LOC127557641 gene encoding vomeronasal type-2 receptor 26-like: MKVRAKLEQLLKEKTFLQEHFRFPRHPKLLQTLLPCFLHSTSQTLLKSRGTLARSWRAVSHMFFRLFFCLLLQLPLSVGREQGTPCHLERWFLRHYYQVLAFMFAIEEINRNPNLLPNISLGFHIYNAYQNDERTLESSLMWLSGQGQTIPNYSCERQRKSVVVIGGATSELTYCMGTLLELYKLPQISYGLFDPLISDPLQFPSVYQMAPSDTSLPLAMVRLMLHFKWNWVGVIVSEDSRGEKFLRDLQEEMARNDVCVNFMEKITTRKSSNKEFYQYFVLSIVFSAANVIVIYGDTNLLLSLVFGANPYVLVRKVWITTSHWDIAKKPGYIYFDHFHGALIFSDQTSKIPGFKDFLKTVNPARHPEDIFLKNFWNSAFGCPPIHGKEEEEVCSPNASLDSLSLNSLEIIMSDQSYTVYTAVYAVAWALHEMFLVRSEMEFNIDGDNRVVPLQKLHSFLKNLQFNNSAGKLVVLDKKRNSVTNYDILNYVTFSNDTEVLIKVGEFRSQAPLGHDLTIQEHAITWATRNKKLPQSRCSKVCGPGFQKKAQEGKPVCCFKCDPCPDRHISNQTDADQCVKCPEDQYPNQGRNQCLPKVVTFLDYDDPMGMALASIAACLSLLTVLVLWVFVKYKNTPVVRANNRDLSYILLISLFFCFLCSLLFIGRPTAAHCLLRQTTFGVMFTVAVSSILAKTIIVVLAFRATRPASRSRKWIGSRAPISVVLFCTLFQFLLCGVWLLLSPPFPEADIHSDREHIILGCSEGSLIAFYFVLSYMGILALASFAVAFFVRNLPDTFNEAKFITFSMLVFCSVWITFLPTYQSTKGKMMVVVEIFSILSSSTGLLACIFIPKCYVILLQPHRNIKNSLKNNVKS, translated from the exons ATGAAGGTCAGAGCAAAGCTTGAACAGTTGCTCAAAGAAAAAACTTTTCTACAGGAACATTTTCGGTTCCCAAGACACCCAAAGCTGCTACAGACGCTGCTGCCCTGCTTCCTCCACAGCACATCACAAACTTTGCTAAAAAGCAGGGGCACCTTGGCTAGGAGTTGGAGAGCAGTCTCCCACATGTTCTTCAGGCTTTTCTTTTGCCTGCTTTTGCAGCTGCCATTGTCTGTGGGCAGGGAGCAAGGGACTCCATGCCACCTAGAAAG ATGGTTTCTCAGACACTATTATCAAGTCCTGGCTTTTATGTTCGCCATAGAAGAAATCAACAGGAATCCAAATCTATTGCCCAACATTTCTCTGGGATTTCACATCTACAATGCTTATCAAAATGATGAGAGGACCTTGGAGAGTTCCCTCATGTGGCTGTCAGGCCAGGGACAGACCATTCCAAATTACAGCTGTGAGAGGCAGAGAAAGTCTGTGGTGGTCATTGGAGGAGCCACTTCTGAACTGACTTACTGCATGGGAACTCTGCTGGAGCTCTATAAGCTCCCACAG ATCAGCTATGGTCTCTTTGATCCACTCATAAGTGACccacttcagtttccttctgttTATCAGATGGCCCCCAGTGACACCTCTCTTCCCCTTGCCATGGTCAGATTAATGCTGCATTTCAAATGGAACTGGGTGGGTGTTATTGTTTCAGAGGATTCAAGGGGTGAGAAATTCCTCAGGGACCTTCAAGAAGAAATGGCCAGGAATGATGTCTGTGTAAACTTTATGGAAAAGATAACTACTAGAAAGTcatcaaataaagaattttatcaatattttgtACTCAGCATAGTTTTTTCTGCAGCAAATGTGATTGTCATTTATGGAGATACAAATTTACTTTTGAGCCTGGTGTTTGGGGCAAATCCTTATGTCCTTGTAAGAAAAGTGTGGATCACTACCAGTCACTGGGATATTGCCAAAAAACCTGGTTATATCTATTTTGATCATTTCCATGGGGCTCTGATATTTTCAGACCAGACAAGTAAGATTCCTGGGTTCAAAGATTTTCTGAAAACTGTTAACCCTGCCAGacacccagaggatattttccttAAGAACTTTTGGAACTCAGCTTTTGGATGTCCCCCTATAcatgggaaggaagaggaggaggtctGTTCACCAAATGCATCTTTAGACAGCCTGAGTTTGAACTCTTTAGAAATCATTATGTCTGACCAGAGTTACACTGTCTACACTGCTGTGTATGCTGTGGCCTGGGCCCTTCACGAGATGTTCTTAGTGAGATCAGAAATGGAATTCAACATAGATGGAGACAACAGGGTCGTTCCCCTCCAGAAG cTCCATTCCTTTCTGAAGAACCTTCAGTTTAACAATAGTGCTGGGAAACTGGTGGTCCTGGATAAGAAGAGGAACTCTGTGACAAACTATGATATTCTCAACTATGTGACCTTTAGCAATGATACGGAAGTCCTGATAAAAGTGGGAGAGTTTAGATCCCAAGCTCCACTTGGCCACGATTTAACGATACAAGAGCATGCCATTACGTGGGCGACAcggaataaaaaa CTTCCTCAGTCCAGATGCAGTAAAGTCTGTGGTCCCGGATTCCAGAAGAAAGCCCAGGAGGGAAAGCCTGTCTGCTGTTTTAAGTGTGACCCTTGCCCAGACAGGCACATTTCCAACCAGACAG ATGCAGATCAGTGTGTGAAATGCCCTGAAGATCAATATCCCAATCAGGGGAGGAATCAGTGCCTCCCCAAAGTAGTGACCTTCCTGGACTATGATGATCCCATGGGGATGGCCTTGGCTTCTATAGCTGCTTGCTTGTCACTCCTCACAGTTCTAGTTCTCTGGGTGTTTGTGAAGTACAAAAATACCCCCGTAGTCAGAGCCAATAACAGAGATCTCAGCTACATCCTCctcatctcccttttcttctgCTTCCTCTGTTCTTTGCTCTTCATTGGTCGCCCAACAGCAGCCCATTGCCTCCTCCGACAAACAACCTTTGGAGTCATGTTCACGGTGGCCGTCTCCTCTATTTTGGCCAAAACCATCATTGTGGTTCTGGCCTTCAGAGCCACCAGACCGGCCAGCAGGAGCAGAAAATGGATTGGATCCAGAGCCCCTATTTCTGTTGTTCTCTTTTGCACCTTGTTTCAGTTTCTGCTCTGTGGAGTTTGGCTGCTGCTCTCTCCCCCATTCCCAGAGGCAGACATACACTCTGACCGTGAGCACATCATCCTGGGGTGCAGTGAGGGCTCCCTCATTGCCTTCTATTTTGTCCTGAGCTACATGGGAATCTTGGCCCTGGCAAGCTTTGCCGTGGCCTTTTTTGTCAGAAATCTCCCTGACACTTTCAATGAAGCCAAGTTCATCACCTTCAGCATGCTGGTGTTCTGCAGCGTCTGGATCACCTTCCTCCCCACCTACCAGAGCACCAAGGGGAAGATGATGGTAGTCGTGGAGATCTTCTCCATCTTAAGCTCCAGTACTGGCTTGCTAGCCTGCATCTTTATCCCCAAATGCTATGTGATCCTTCTGCAGCCCCACAGGAACATCAAAAACTCTTTAAAGAATAATGTCAAGTCTTGA